One Dietzia sp. JS16-p6b genomic window carries:
- a CDS encoding HAD family phosphatase: MSAPRLKGPRSSHRPRRIAAFFDLDKTIIATSSVFAFNKSFLDEGLLSRRSVIDLAYTQLAFSLSDADDEQMQKVRQAMATATKGWEPEKVERIVTEALTEKVTPTVYSEAQELLAEHRALGHDLVIVSASGEELVAPIARMLGVDHYAGTRMSRDADGRYGGSIEFYCQGPGKAEAIRGFSQRYGYDLEASYAYSDSATDLPMLEEVGHPTVINPDRTLRREALERGWPILTFSSPTPLLPTLERASGPIIGVGAIALAVGAATVSFARSARRGA, from the coding sequence GATCATCGCCACCTCGTCGGTGTTCGCGTTCAACAAATCGTTCCTCGACGAAGGCCTGCTGTCGCGCCGATCGGTGATCGACCTGGCGTACACCCAGCTCGCCTTCAGCCTCTCCGATGCCGACGACGAGCAGATGCAGAAGGTCCGCCAGGCCATGGCGACGGCCACCAAGGGTTGGGAGCCCGAGAAGGTCGAGCGGATCGTCACCGAGGCCCTCACGGAGAAGGTCACCCCCACCGTCTACTCGGAGGCCCAGGAACTCCTCGCCGAGCACCGGGCGCTCGGCCACGACCTCGTGATCGTGTCCGCCTCCGGGGAGGAACTGGTGGCACCGATCGCGCGGATGCTCGGCGTGGACCACTACGCCGGGACGCGCATGAGCCGCGACGCCGACGGGCGGTACGGCGGATCCATAGAGTTCTACTGCCAGGGGCCGGGCAAGGCCGAGGCCATCCGGGGTTTCTCCCAGCGCTACGGCTACGACCTTGAGGCCTCGTACGCCTACTCCGACTCCGCCACCGACCTCCCGATGCTCGAGGAAGTGGGACACCCCACGGTCATCAACCCGGACCGGACCCTGCGCCGTGAGGCCCTGGAGCGCGGGTGGCCCATCCTCACCTTCTCCAGCCCCACCCCGTTGCTGCCGACGCTGGAACGCGCGTCCGGGCCGATCATCGGCGTCGGGGCGATCGCACTCGCGGTGGGCGCCGCGACGGTGTCGTTCGCGCGGTCCGCGCGCCGGGGCGCCTGA